The window GTGGTCTGATTCTAGGCGCGGCGGGGAAACATTTGGGTATTGGAGAACAGCAGCCTTCTTCTAGAAACCAATCTCCCTCTTCCTAAACCGCACCACTCGGTTTTTTGGCTTCCTGTTTCCCCAAACTGTCATTTAGATTAGCGGCTCCTTTAAGTGGCGCCTCTTTCATTCCCCCCCAACTCACCCTCCCCGTCGGGCAGCACGCGCAGAGCCATGTGCTTCCCCCTCCCGCCTGCCTCATTGGCCCGAACTGGGTCACGGTCCCGCCCCCAGTGCCGTCTCCCATTGGGCAAATGTAGGTCAGGGTCCCGCCTCCCACCTAAAGGCGCAGCAACTTCACGCACTTAGCCCCTCACGCGCCCTCCCGGGCCTTGGCGGATGCTGGGGTCCCATTGGCCGCGCGTCTCGAGGGGTCAAGACGCGATTGGCCCGTGCGTTCAGCCGGAGGGAGGCACGCGGCTGGGGTGCTTGGCCCGAGAGACAGGCGGGGGCCGAGAGGAGGGGTGTGCGCTGTGGCGTCGGGtgttttggtttggcttttttttttttttttccgcgaAAGAAGTTTGCGTTGGCCACGCCTCAAGGCGGCCGCCtcctcttgccccctcccccgcccctccgcgCACACCTCTTGGTGCAGATTGCAAAGCGCCTTCCGCTGAGAGAGCTGCAGATTTTGCAAGAGCCTAGCTCGCCCACCTTGCTGGAGCGCCTTGTGTCCCCCTGAACTCTGGGTTGCAAAGAGCCGGTTGCCTGATTTGACCACCCCCTCACCCGGACTGCATGGTCTCCTGGGACCCTCTTGAGTTGCACGTTTCTGCACTGAGGACTGCGAATCCCCGTCACTCCTAGGATTTGCAGTGTTCTGGATACTGGAGGCTTGCAGGCTACGCTCGCCCGCTCCTGGGCAGGCACTCGCCCGAACCACAGGAGTGTGCCACTGACTGGCAGGCCAGCTCTTCGCCTCTCCATGAGCCCGTGAGCTTACGGGCAGGTGCCCGGTGATGGCGCGGCCCGTGAGCGACAGGACCCCGGCCCCACTGCTGCTGGGCGGCCCAGCCGGGGCCCCCCCTGGCGGGGGAGCGCTGCTTGGGCTGCGGAGCCTTCTGCAGGGGACCAGCAAGCCCAAAGAGCCATCCagctgtgagttctagcccccgCCTATCCCAACTCGGACACCCAACTCCCTTAGGGATTCAaatgctggggcgggggggggggggactaacTCCTATCGTGCCGAGAGTCCATTCTCAACCTTAATCTACTCAGTTACTAGGGTGTTTAGGACCCTAGTTCCCTCGGCACCTAGGATCCAAAAGTACCTGCTTAAAGCCCATCCACCAGGAGGACCCAGGAGTCCCCGTGTCCTCTTCCCGGAGGACCCAAGAGTCTAGGCCCCAGCCCCCCCGCTTCTTCTGGGTTATGAGAGTCCGGACCCCTGGGGtccaggaaagagggagggggtgtGTCGGATGCTCACACGGTATTGACACGGGCTTGGGCGGGGCCTCCTGGGGTCACATGGAGTCTGGGGATGAGGAATGTGCCCCAGGAATAgagccccttcctgccccttgcagagtgtgggggtggggagaagcggCTACAGTGAGCAGGGGGGTAGGTTACAGAGAAATTACAGAgccgtcattttttttttctctcacctgccCAACCCTCCACCTGCCTCTTTTTGAACTTCGGCCCTCCTTCCGTGGCTCTGTACCTTCCCTGGTCTCTatcctcccccctctttctgagtctctctccctctctcggtctctgcctcgctctctgtctctgccgcCCCCgtctgtgccttctctctctgggtctctttcGCTCTCTTGAGTCTCTgttgcttcctctctctgggtccttgccttccctctctgatctctccctctcccccgtctcccccctctttctctggaTCTCCGCCGTGTGGGTCTCAATCCCCccattcttcctgtctttctgtgTCGGGGTCTCTCCTCCgtctcttccttcccaccccacgCGGTCTTTTTCCCCGCCCGCAGGTCTCCTGAAGGAAAAGGAGCGCAAGGCGGCTCCGCCGGCATCCACGGTCCCCGGGCCGGGCCTGGAGACGGCGGGCCCGGCGGATGCCCCAGCTGGGGCGGTGGTGGGCGGCGGATCCCCGCGAGGGCGCCCGGGGGCCGCGCCTGGCCCGGGTCTGTTGGCGCCGCTGCTGTGGGAGCGGACGCTGCCGTTCGGCGACGTGGAGTACGTGGACCTGGACGCCTTCTTGCTGGAGCACGGGCTCCCGCCCAGTCCGCCGCCCCCCGGTGGCCCATCACCGGCGCCCTCGCCCGTGCGCACGCCCGCACCCTCCCCGGGGCCCGGCTCCTGCGGCTCAGCTTCCCCTCGTTCCTCGCCGGGGCACGCCCCCACCCGGGCTGCCCTCGGGGCCGCGGGCGGCCACCGCGCAGGTGCGACGGCGGGGGCGGGAACAGGGCCCCGGCTGGGCGGGGCTTGGACTTCAGGGGCGGGGCTGCGACCCGGGGATGCGATGGTGGGGCTGGGGTTGTGCGCCCAAATTCTGGGTCCTTCTAGGCGAGAGATGTTTGGAGAGAAgtccggattctgtgtcccttaaTGCATCAGGGTACTGGGTCTCCTGGATCCATTGGAGATAAGGGACTTGGAACCCCAAATTCCAGGAAGTATGTCCAGTAGGGAGATAGTGTGGATTTTTCGGTGGGACGTGGGGACCCAGGGTCCGGATACTCGAGGAGCCGGGACTGGGATCCCAGAACACCGGAATTATTTACTGGGGAGTGAACTGCACTCCAGAATCCGGGCCCAGAATCGGTGGAGTGTGGAAGGACCATAACTCGTAGGTCCTCTACAAGGGAGAAAGCAAGGTCTGGGCACAGACTTCTGTTCCACCATGATGTAAGGGACTGTCTGCCCTGGTTCCTGAGTCCGCCAGTGGAGACGGGCTAGCACCCCGGATCCTCTAGAGGGGAGAAGGTCGGGGATCTTCATTCTAGATCTTACATTGAGGCTTGGACCGAGTCTCCTATGtcctgggagaggaggggccGAGGATCCCAGAATCCTAGCGTGTATCCCAGTGGCGAGGGAGAAGGAGGTCGAGGGGGCCGTTTCTCAGTGTGTTCCCCAGAGCGTAGGAATGCCTGGATCTTTGGAGGTTGAGAGGTTCGAGCTAAGAAACCCCAAAGAGCCTAAGGAAAAGTGTGCTCTCTCGGGCACTGGGGGGTCCCAGGGGCGGTCTGCAGGTTGGGGATTCCCGGACACACCTGCCCCTGGCCGGACCTCCGGGCGGAACCAGGGCCCTCCCCTTCCCAGCCGCACATTCCCGCGCCACGTgagtcctctcctctctcctccataGTCTTGACTTCGCGCACGCGCGGTCACGCGGAGGGGGCGGGGTCTGGGGAACTAGAGGGCGCCCGTGGCtgcagggggggcggggcgggaaaGCAGGCGCCCGCACGTGACTGGCCCTGAACCTGTGTCCTCAGCTGGCCCTGGCTTGGTCGCTCTTAAAGGCACAGGCCGCCCCTGTCCCCTCTCTTGAACCGACCTCCAAAAACCTGTCATTTCCTCTTTTCATCCCTAACCCTTCGAAGCCAGCAGCTCTTAAGAAGCTTACCTGAAGCCTTTTCAGTGCAttggatttcttttccttgagcagccccccgggggggggggggggctaggcTTTGGTCAGGGATTCAGTAAGCAGGACTCGGGCTAGACTATGGGAAGGAAGCTGACGCTGCCAATCCGAGGGCCAGAGGTGTTAGAAGCAATAGACCAGACTCGTGTTATTTAGGGTAAGTCAGTTATAATTGGGCTCATTTCTGTGTTTGTGAAAGTGGAGTCGGTTCCAAGATTTCTAAGCTACAAGGTAGCCTAGGGACCCTTCATAGTTTATATTAGAGAGGTTGATCTCTGGCAGACTTTACGGTAGGCCTCATAAGGGCCTTCCTCGGGGTGGAAAAGATACCTGAGCAGGGGGTAGCCTCTGCGAGTAccaaatatatacacactcagGTGGCACATTCTGTTTCCCCAAGGCCTGACCTCTCGGGACACACCCAGCCCTGTGGACCCAGACACCGTGGAGGTGCTGATGACATTTGAACCCGACCCAGCAGATTTAGCCCTGTCGAGCATTCCTGGCCACGAGACCTTTGACCCTCGGCGACATCGCTTCTCAGAGGAGGAACTTAAGCCCCAACCCATCATGAAGAAGGCTCGGAAGATCCAGGTACCAGAGGAGCAGAAGGTGAGCACTGCTAGATGTAGGATGTAGGCATGGCCTTTGCAGGCCCTACGGCCAGGGATGGCCCTTTCCTCCCAGTCAGGCCTGGGCTTCTCATTGGGGTTAGCTCTCACGGTTCCCTTAACCTACAGCCAAGGATCGGGCAGTCGTGCGAAGCCGTGGGGTGCGACGGGGCTGAGGTTTGGGCTTGAGATTTGCGAAGATGGTATCATTATGGGATGCAGTCTCAACCAGCCTTGCTGGGCCCAGTTGTGCAGGCTTGGGGCTGGGACCAGGCCCAGTTACTAAGGACAGCATTCCTTAGCAGCAGGGTATCAGTCTGTTTCTTCTGAGCCGCTAGCCCTGCTGGGGCTGGTCCTTTGGTCTCTGATTTGGGGCATCGTTCAGGGTGCTTGCGTCCGCCTAGGATGCAGACTTTGACAGCCCGTCTGGGCCTTGTTTTCTGGGCCTGGACTGCTCCCTGGTGAGAGACCTCAAGCTCCCATCAGCAGCCAGAGCTGCCTTCTGATTTGGGGCAGCGACCGCTTCTTTCCAGTCTTCTCCCTGTGGCCAATTCTGGGGCCTCCCCTAGTTAAGAGGTGTCCTGGCTGCTCACCAGACTTCACCTCACCCTTGTGTAAGACGCGACTGCTCGAAGCACCGAGGATTGGCCTGTAAACCCAGCCTGGACCGGCGGTTTCTCTTGTCATGGGGCCTGGGCCGGATTTACCCTAGTGAGCAGGGACGAGGCTTTAAGGAAACGGATGTGAGGTCATCTTTTGGAGCTCTGGGTGGCCCTTGTTACTAAGGGGTGGGCCTCCTCAATCAAATTCTAGGACCAGAGAACCCTAAGTGTAATGGTGTGGGGAGGCCTCAGGATAGGCCCTTTTGCTAAAGTCCAGCCCTTCTGGCAACCAGGACCCGTTGGGAAGAAGGCAGCTCTCTGGCCTCTATTCAAGGCCAGTAGGTCAGAGACTGGCTACAGGCATTGGGACCACTTAGACATTACCTTTGTTTGCTGGGGAAACAACAAGGAGGTTGCCTTGACAACCAGGTCCAAAGGCCCCCAGCTCTGGAAAGATTTATGGGACACAGAACCCCATCACTGGGGAGCCTAGGCTTTCCTTAGCAACCAGGATCTGGGCAGGTGATGCATAAAGCAGTGCTTTTTATGGGGAGAAGCCCTCCGACCCTGAAGGCCCCATCCCGTTGCTAGGGAAAGAGCATCCTTAGCAACCAGGGGCTACCTGGAGGCCCTTTGTTGGGTGAGGAGCAGTGGGGTCTGCTCTGCACAGTGGAAACATGAAACCAAATTGCTTTGAGTGTGGGTGGAACGATCTCACACCTTAGCTGTTGCTAGGGGCTTGCTCTCCTTAGCAACCGGATCCCTGGGTACCCATCCCAGGAGAGACCTGGTAACCTTTAAGCCCCACTGCTGGGCAAGAAACCCCCCCAGAGGGTCTCTTAGATGCCCTCCGTCCTTGAAGGCACAAGGAAAGCTGCTACCCTTGGCCCTCAGTGCCTTCTCAAACCCCACCCCCAGGACGAGAAGTATTGGAGCCGGCGGTACAAGAATAACGAGGCAGCCAAGCGGTCCCGAGATGCCCGGCGGCTCAAGGAGAACCAGATATCGGTCCGGGCGGCCTTCCTGGAGAAGGAGAACGCCCTGCTGCGGCAGGAAGTGGTGGCTGTGCGCCAGGAGCTGTCCCACTACCGCGCCGTGCTGTCGCGCTACCAggcccagcacggagccctgtGAGGCCGTCCCCTACGCTTGCCCGGCGGAGCTCTTCCCCGCCTCGCTCAGACTTGCGCCCCGACGCCCTTTTCCCTCCCCGCCCTGTGGCCCACAGGCCggccagctgggtgccccaggGACGTGATGATGcagataaatacatttatatttttaagaaaaagcgagcctcccccctccctcgcgggggcggggagggtcctCTGTGTTGCCCCTGCCACTTCGGGGACCCCCCCCATCTTCCCACCGCCTCCGTTAACACACCCTGAATAAATCTTGAGAACCCCAGAGCCAGCTGttgtggggggaggaggcagctCCCTGGCCCCAGTTCGAGGCCATCGGGTCACGCTGGCCGCGGTATGTGGGCAGGTCTGGGCTTGGAGCCACAAAAGGCAGCAGCTACCGGAAGCACCTAGGGTTGGATCCCTCCCACGGGTTGCGTGGTGCAGCAGGGACGACGGTCTGAGAGGAATGCAACGACTGCCTTTATTGCATAGACCTTTTCAATTGCTCTGAAGATTGGGGTCGGGACGCACAGGAGACAGAAGACAGGAGACGGTCgtttccccgccccccaccggcaAGGGGGTGAGGAGGAACATTAGTGCAAATCCGAGCGTCGGCCCCGGGGAACCTGCCCCTCGTGGGCTGATTGGCCAGTTAAGTGGAGGCACCGGAATGGATGGGGCGAGACCCGGGCCCTGACTGGCTAATGAACTAAGGCCTTCCCCAGCCCGCACATGACAGGTCCCGTCATTGGACAAGACGTAAGACAGTCCCCGCCCTCAGTCGACCTGGCGTCCTACGAGCCGGAAGCGAGGGTTTGGGCTGAGCCCCGCCCTCATCGGTCAGGCACTACCCTCGGGGCCAGCCCGTTTGGGACCATCATGAGCCTCCGGAATTCGGCCACACTCCAACTTTACCTCTGGTCCCCTGGGGGCGGGCGCAATCCTGAGACGGGGCTGGGGCCCCTGCGTGTGGGACCCTCGCCCTAACTCTAGCAGCTAGGCCACGCCCTTAGGTCAGGCTCCGCCTCCTTGGAATGTTGGCCCCGCCCCCGGCGGGCCGCAAGCTTCGTTGGGTTCAAGGCTCCCGACGCGGGCAGCCGGGAGGCCCAGTGAGCAGCGTGCCGAGGCCCGGATGCATCTGCGCCTGCAGTGGCCCGTACTCCACCTGCTCTCCGTCCACAGTGAGCACGCCCCGAGGCGTGAGAGGCTCGAGGCGGAAGGCACGGGCCGCGGCGTAGCCCAGCTGCGGACAGCCCAGGCTGAAGTGGCTACCTCGCTCCATGGCCAGAAAAAGGCGTAGCAGCGCAGCACGGGAGATGCCACCACGCACCCAGCACAGGTGCACCAGGCCGTCGTCAAAGCGCGCGTGGGGAGCTGCCACCAGGTCTGCCCCCAGGTGGCTAGGGGAGATGGCCAGCATGAGCACAAAGTCCCCTTCCAGCGTCACCCAGCCTGGGGGGAGTGGGGTGCCCAAAGGAGGGAGCAGGTGGTCATGCGGACCCCTGGTAGAGACGGCTCCCGGAGagccgggggtgggagggggaagccCAGAGGATGCTAACGTTTCTGGGACCCCCTCGGTGATGGGTGACAGTAAAGCTGCCTTAGGGGAGCTAGGCGGTGAGGGCAGTGGTGGGTCTGGGGACAGGGGGGcatccccagccccaccccagtcccCGGCCAACTCTGGGCCCCCGCCATTGAGGGACAGGATGGGCAGGGGTTCAGGCGAGCCAGGGGAGGTCAGGgcgggctggggcaggggcaggggcaggggcaggtcagACACTGAACGATGCAGGGGTGAGTGTGCCACAggtggggccggggccggggccggggccagggTCAGCTCTGACTTGGCACGGGGCAGGCCACGGGCAGGGGTGGGTGAGGTGGGCTCCACGGTGGCAGGGAGGTAGGAGAGGCGTCCTCGGTAGGTGTGCAGTGTGGCGAGGCCCAGCACCGTGCCCAGTGTGAAGCGGGCACTGCCCAGGGCCCTGAAGCGCTCGCTCTGGATATCCACGTCTGACACGAAGCCCCAGGCCACAGACAGGAAGGACAAGCAGCGGGAGCCGGAGGCCAGCGTCACAGACATCAGGTCCAGCGGGCGGCTGCCGCCCCGGCAGAGTAGCAGCGAGCAATTGAGCAGCAGGTCCACACCCAGGGCAGGCTCAAACCTTCACAGCCAGAGACGGATGGACACGGTGGGAAAGAGTAGACGGGCTTGGGTGAGAGGCACAGAGCACAGGGTAGCAGGAGAAAGGCACAGAAGGGGtgggaagcgggggggggggaggggtggtggcctGGCCCGCCTGCAGCAATCGGGCCCCCTCGGGATGGACTCTTCTTACTGAACCAGGCTCCCTGTCACTTCATTCCATGAGCGTTCCC is drawn from Felis catus isolate Fca126 chromosome E2, F.catus_Fca126_mat1.0, whole genome shotgun sequence and contains these coding sequences:
- the SPHK2 gene encoding sphingosine kinase 2 isoform X2; its protein translation is MNGHLETEEQGDQRPDQELTWSWGHRPRSAPDRAKAMAPPPPPPLAASTPLLHGEFGSFPARGSRFALTLTPQALHVQRLRPKPEARPRGGLVPLAEVSGCCTLRSRSPSDAAAAYFCIYTYPQGRRGGRRRAARTFRVDGAATYEENRAEAQRWATALMCLLRGLPLPGDGEITPELLPKPPRLLLLVNPLGGRGLAWQWCKTHVLPMISEAGLSFNLIQTERQNHARELVQGLRLSEWDGIVTVSGDGLLFEVLNGFLDRPDWEEAVKTPVGILPCGSGNALAGAVNQHGGFEPALGVDLLLNCSLLLCRGGSRPLDLMSVTLASGSRCLSFLSVAWGFVSDVDIQSERFRALGSARFTLGTVLGLATLHTYRGRLSYLPATVEPTSPTPARGLPRAKSELTLAPAPAPAPPVAHSPLHRSVSDLPLPLPLPQPALTSPGSPEPLPILSLNGGGPELAGDWGGAGDAPLSPDPPLPSPPSSPKAALLSPITEGVPETLASSGLPPPTPGSPGAVSTRGPHDHLLPPLGTPLPPGWVTLEGDFVLMLAISPSHLGADLVAAPHARFDDGLVHLCWVRGGISRAALLRLFLAMERGSHFSLGCPQLGYAAARAFRLEPLTPRGVLTVDGEQVEYGPLQAQMHPGLGTLLTGPPGCPRREP
- the SPHK2 gene encoding sphingosine kinase 2 isoform X5, with the protein product MISEAGLSFNLIQTERQNHARELVQGLRLSEWDGIVTVSGDGLLFEVLNGFLDRPDWEEAVKTPVGILPCGSGNALAGAVNQHGGFEPALGVDLLLNCSLLLCRGGSRPLDLMSVTLASGSRCLSFLSVAWGFVSDVDIQSERFRALGSARFTLGTVLGLATLHTYRGRLSYLPATVEPTSPTPARGLPRAKSELTLAPAPAPAPPVAHSPLHRSVSDLPLPLPLPQPALTSPGSPEPLPILSLNGGGPELAGDWGGAGDAPLSPDPPLPSPPSSPKAALLSPITEGVPETLASSGLPPPTPGSPGAVSTRGPHDHLLPPLGTPLPPGWVTLEGDFVLMLAISPSHLGADLVAAPHARFDDGLVHLCWVRGGISRAALLRLFLAMERGSHFSLGCPQLGYAAARAFRLEPLTPRGVLTVDGEQVEYGPLQAQMHPGLGTLLTGPPGCPRREP
- the LOC101086361 gene encoding D site-binding protein isoform X2, translating into MCPRNRAPSCPLQSVGVGRSGYSEQGGLLKEKERKAAPPASTVPGPGLETAGPADAPAGAVVGGGSPRGRPGAAPGPGLLAPLLWERTLPFGDVEYVDLDAFLLEHGLPPSPPPPGGPSPAPSPVRTPAPSPGPGSCGSASPRSSPGHAPTRAALGAAGGHRAGLTSRDTPSPVDPDTVEVLMTFEPDPADLALSSIPGHETFDPRRHRFSEEELKPQPIMKKARKIQVPEEQKDEKYWSRRYKNNEAAKRSRDARRLKENQISVRAAFLEKENALLRQEVVAVRQELSHYRAVLSRYQAQHGAL
- the LOC101086361 gene encoding D site-binding protein isoform X1, with the protein product MARPVSDRTPAPLLLGGPAGAPPGGGALLGLRSLLQGTSKPKEPSSCLLKEKERKAAPPASTVPGPGLETAGPADAPAGAVVGGGSPRGRPGAAPGPGLLAPLLWERTLPFGDVEYVDLDAFLLEHGLPPSPPPPGGPSPAPSPVRTPAPSPGPGSCGSASPRSSPGHAPTRAALGAAGGHRAGLTSRDTPSPVDPDTVEVLMTFEPDPADLALSSIPGHETFDPRRHRFSEEELKPQPIMKKARKIQVPEEQKDEKYWSRRYKNNEAAKRSRDARRLKENQISVRAAFLEKENALLRQEVVAVRQELSHYRAVLSRYQAQHGAL
- the SPHK2 gene encoding sphingosine kinase 2 isoform X4, translated to MAPPPPPPLAASTPLLHGEFGSFPARGSRFALTLTPQALHVQRLRPKPEARPRGGLVPLAEVSGCCTLRSRSPSDAAAAYFCIYTYPQGRRGGRRRAARTFRVDGAATYEENRAEAQRWATALMCLLRGLPLPGDGEITPELLPKPPRLLLLVNPLGGRGLAWQWCKTHVLPMISEAGLSFNLIQTERQNHARELVQGLRLSEWDGIVTVSGDGLLFEVLNGFLDRPDWEEAVKTPVGILPCGSGNALAGAVNQHGGFEPALGVDLLLNCSLLLCRGGSRPLDLMSVTLASGSRCLSFLSVAWGFVSDVDIQSERFRALGSARFTLGTVLGLATLHTYRGRLSYLPATVEPTSPTPARGLPRAKSELTLAPAPAPAPPVAHSPLHRSVSDLPLPLPLPQPALTSPGSPEPLPILSLNGGGPELAGDWGGAGDAPLSPDPPLPSPPSSPKAALLSPITEGVPETLASSGLPPPTPGSPGAVSTRGPHDHLLPPLGTPLPPGWVTLEGDFVLMLAISPSHLGADLVAAPHARFDDGLVHLCWVRGGISRAALLRLFLAMERGSHFSLGCPQLGYAAARAFRLEPLTPRGVLTVDGEQVEYGPLQAQMHPGLGTLLTGPPGCPRREP
- the SPHK2 gene encoding sphingosine kinase 2 isoform X1 produces the protein MHTLPPPLGLMGAVGADLRGRPEEDSACEEGAGRPDQELTWSWGHRPRSAPDRAKAMAPPPPPPLAASTPLLHGEFGSFPARGSRFALTLTPQALHVQRLRPKPEARPRGGLVPLAEVSGCCTLRSRSPSDAAAAYFCIYTYPQGRRGGRRRAARTFRVDGAATYEENRAEAQRWATALMCLLRGLPLPGDGEITPELLPKPPRLLLLVNPLGGRGLAWQWCKTHVLPMISEAGLSFNLIQTERQNHARELVQGLRLSEWDGIVTVSGDGLLFEVLNGFLDRPDWEEAVKTPVGILPCGSGNALAGAVNQHGGFEPALGVDLLLNCSLLLCRGGSRPLDLMSVTLASGSRCLSFLSVAWGFVSDVDIQSERFRALGSARFTLGTVLGLATLHTYRGRLSYLPATVEPTSPTPARGLPRAKSELTLAPAPAPAPPVAHSPLHRSVSDLPLPLPLPQPALTSPGSPEPLPILSLNGGGPELAGDWGGAGDAPLSPDPPLPSPPSSPKAALLSPITEGVPETLASSGLPPPTPGSPGAVSTRGPHDHLLPPLGTPLPPGWVTLEGDFVLMLAISPSHLGADLVAAPHARFDDGLVHLCWVRGGISRAALLRLFLAMERGSHFSLGCPQLGYAAARAFRLEPLTPRGVLTVDGEQVEYGPLQAQMHPGLGTLLTGPPGCPRREP
- the SPHK2 gene encoding sphingosine kinase 2 isoform X3, with the translated sequence METQRPDQELTWSWGHRPRSAPDRAKAMAPPPPPPLAASTPLLHGEFGSFPARGSRFALTLTPQALHVQRLRPKPEARPRGGLVPLAEVSGCCTLRSRSPSDAAAAYFCIYTYPQGRRGGRRRAARTFRVDGAATYEENRAEAQRWATALMCLLRGLPLPGDGEITPELLPKPPRLLLLVNPLGGRGLAWQWCKTHVLPMISEAGLSFNLIQTERQNHARELVQGLRLSEWDGIVTVSGDGLLFEVLNGFLDRPDWEEAVKTPVGILPCGSGNALAGAVNQHGGFEPALGVDLLLNCSLLLCRGGSRPLDLMSVTLASGSRCLSFLSVAWGFVSDVDIQSERFRALGSARFTLGTVLGLATLHTYRGRLSYLPATVEPTSPTPARGLPRAKSELTLAPAPAPAPPVAHSPLHRSVSDLPLPLPLPQPALTSPGSPEPLPILSLNGGGPELAGDWGGAGDAPLSPDPPLPSPPSSPKAALLSPITEGVPETLASSGLPPPTPGSPGAVSTRGPHDHLLPPLGTPLPPGWVTLEGDFVLMLAISPSHLGADLVAAPHARFDDGLVHLCWVRGGISRAALLRLFLAMERGSHFSLGCPQLGYAAARAFRLEPLTPRGVLTVDGEQVEYGPLQAQMHPGLGTLLTGPPGCPRREP